The genomic segment CTGGTGGTCGTGGTATGGCAAATGGCGAAAACTTCGCTTTGCTTGAAAAAGTTGCTGACAAACTTGGTGCGGCGATTGGTGCGTCACGCGCGGCTGTTGATGCCGGCTTCGTTCCAAACGACATGCAAGTGGGTCAAACAGGTAAGATCGTTGCGCCTGACCTCTATATCGCTGTAGGGATCTCTGGTGCTATTCAACACTTGGCGGGTATGAAAGACTCCAAAGTGATTGTGGCGATCAACAAAGATGAAGAAGCTCCTATCTTCCAAGTTGCTGATTATGGCTTGGTTGCGGATCTCTTCGATGCGGTTCCGGAATTGGAAAAAGAGCTGGGTTAAGTCCCGGCTCTTTAGCCAAACCGCTTAAACCTTAACAGACGGAAAAAAAGAGGGACCATGTCTGCAGAAATTAAAACAATCGGTGTTATTGGTGCCGGTCAAATGGGTAACGGTATCGCACATGTCGCTGCTGTTGCAGGTTATGATGTTAAACTGATCGACGTGAGTGCAGATGCACTAGACGCCGCAGTGGCAACCATCACCAAAAACTTGGTTCGCCAAGTTAAGAAAGAGAAGATCACACAAGCCGATCAAGATAAGGCCTTGGGTCATATCGAAACATCGACTGAAATGTCTGCTCTGTCTTCTGCCGATCTGGTTATTGAAGCTGCAACCGAGAATGAAGAAGTTAAAAAAGCTATCTTCCAACAGGTTTGCGCTGAAGTAAGCGATGAATGCTTGCTCGCTTCAAACACCTCTTCTATTTCCATCACACGTCTGGCGGCCTCTACAGACCGCCCAGAGCGTTTCATTGGTATGCACTTCATGAACCCGGTTCCGGTCATGAAGCTGGTTGAGCTGATCCGTGGTATTGCCACAGATGAAAGCACTTATGAAACGATTAAGACAATGACGGCACGTCTGGGCAAAACCTCTGTTTCTGCAGAAGATTTCCCGGCCTTTATCGTAAACCGTATCTTGCTGCCGATGATTAACGAAGCCGTATACACTCTTTATGAAGGTGTGGGTTCGGTTAATTCTATCGATACAGCCATGCGTTTGGGTGCTAACCACCCAATGGGTCCGCTACAACTGGCTGACTTTATTGGTCTGGATACCTGCCTTGCTATCATGAACGTTCTTCATGAAGGTCTGGCCGATACTAAATATCGCCCATGTCCATTGCTGGTTAAATATGTTGAAGCTGGCTGGCTGGGTCGCAAGACGGGCCGTGGTTTCTACGACTACAGTGGTGATGAGCCCGTGCCGACGCGCTAAGGTTCACAGATTACTTTAAGAAAAACCCCGTTAGATATGTTCTAGCGGGGTTTTTTGTTGTTTAGCGACGCAGCCATTTATAAATTTCCATCACCACAATCAGCCCCAAAGCCAATGGTAATAAGGTCAGCCATTGATCAAGGGAGACCGGCTGAATGTTTAAGGTGGTGTTGAGCCCGGGCACGTACGCTGCCCCAATATGGATGGCTTGGGTGAGGATCACCATCATCACAAGGATGGGGTTGCGCAACAGGGGCATTTTAAAGAGTGACTTGCGCTCAGAGCGGCAGTTAAATACATGGGTATTTTCAAACAGCACCATCAAGAGCAAGAGGCTGCTGCGCGCACTGGCCTCATCAAAGCCGTTTGCCAAGGCATATTGGAAAAATAGATAGGCCACAATCCCAATAAACAGGCCAGAAATCACCACTTCTTCAATCATACGGCGATTAAAGATCGGCATTTTTGGGTTACGCGGGGGATCGTGTAACTCATCACCTTCGCCTTTTTCTAAAGACAGCCCCACATGTTGCACCCCATTGGTCACCAGATTAAGCCATAAAAGTTGCACGGCAAAAAGCGGCAAGGGCATGCCGCTGATCAGGCAGAGGAAGAATAAGACGATTTCTGATGCACCAGTACTGACCAGCAGATAAATCACCTTGCGCACATTGGCATACGCAATGCGGCCTTCTTCCACGCCGTTCACAATCGAAGCAAAATTATCATCAGTAATGATTAAATCAGCGGCCCCACGGGCCACATCGGTGCCTTCCTTGCCCATAGCCACCCCAATATTGGCAGAGCGCAAGGCCGGGGCATCATTAACCCCATCACCCGTGACGGCGACGAAATGATTATTTTCTTGTAAAGACTGAACGATATTGAGCTTTTGCACAGGCTCCACACGGGCAAAAACCCGCGCACTATGGATGGTTTCTGCCAGATTGATCGGATCATCTTGTAAATCTTTAAGCTCAGCCCCTGTGACCACATCGCTTTTTTCATGGGCGATGCCAAGCTCTTTTGCCAAGGCCAGTGCGGTTGCGGGGTGGTCCCCCGTGACCATGCGCACCCCGACACCTGCGCAAGCACATTTTTTAATGGCGTCAAAAGCTTCAGGGCGCAACGGGTCAATTAATCCGGCTAAGCCTAAGAAAGTCAGGTCTTTTCGCCCTGAAAGCGCATCCAGTTCATGATCTTCGCTCCAAGAACCTTGGGCCAAAGCGAGCACGCGATAACCCTGTGAGGCCATCTCTTCAGCGCGTTTTAAGATATCCTCGCTTTTTATATTTGAACAAAGCGGCGCAATAACTTCTGCCGCCCCTTTTAAACTGACCAAAGCCTCATCATCAAAGTGATTGATACTGGCGGAAAATTTACGCTCTGATTCAAAAGGTAGGAAGCCATGCTCAGGGTGGCGCTCCAGCAACGATTCGCGGTCCAGCCCGGCTTTTGCTGCCATGACCAAAAAGGCCACATCTACCGCATCGCCAAAATGATGATAGCCTTCCTTTTCAAGGCGAAAAGTTGCTTCATTACACAGGCTTGCCGCCACAGCCAGACGGGCGGCTTTAAAATCAACCTCACCCTTGGGGCTATAGCCTTCACCGCTGACTTCCAGCTCAGGACCTTCAGCGAGCCATAGGCGGCGCACGGTCAGCTCATTTACCGTTAGCGTTCCGGTCTTATCACTGGCAATTACTGTGCAGGCGCCTAAGCCTTCCACGGCAGGAAGCGCGCGCACAATCACATTGCGTTTAGACATATGAAACGAGCTGATGGATAAAGCCACGGTAATGGCCACAGGCAAACCTTCAGGAATGGCTGAAACAGACAAGGCCACGGCAAGGAAGAAGACTTCTTTCACACTCACGCCCTGCCAGACCATGGTGGCTCCCAAGATCACCACAGCTAGAACCACCAAAAAACCAATGGATCGGGTGAATTTATCAAGGCGCTGTACCAAAGGCGGGGCAGCATTTTCTGTGGTTTGTAAGGCTTGGGCAATGCGACCAAGCTCGGTATGTAATCCAATTTGGGTGACAATACCTTCACAACGCCCTTGCGATAGGGTGGTTCCGGCATGGAGCATATTATGGCGATCCCCAATGGCACTTTCTTCGCCAATGGCTTCTAGGGCCCCTTTATTCACAGTTACCGATTCGCCGGTTAGTAAAGATTCATCGGCGCGCGCTTCTAAAGACTGGATGAGGCGGATATCAGCCGGGATCAAGGCGCCACTTTCTAAAAAAGCATAATCACCAGGTACAAGCTGGGCGCTGTCTATTTCTATGCGTTTGCCATCGCGCAATACCACCACGCGGTTTTTCACCATGGCGTTCAGGCTTTCTGCGCTTTTTTGTGCTTTCCATTCCTGAATGGTGCCAATGATGGCGTTGATTTGCAGCACGGCAAAAATAAACAGCGCATCAGTGACTTCCCCAATGAGGATAGACACCAGTGCGGCGGCACAAAGCAGATAGATCAACGGGCTGATAAATTGATGGAAATAGACCGTTAAAACGGATTTGCGCTGGGCCTTTGGCAGTTCATTTGGGCCAAAGAGGTCTTGGCGTTTAAGGGCTTCTTCACCACTTAAACCTTGTTGGGAGGTGTTGAGTAAACTCCAGACCTCTTGGCGGGTAACGCCGTGCCATAGGATATGTGAAAGACGATCAAACTCCATAACCGCCTCCTGTTATTGAGAGGGGTTAGTATAGCGCAAAAGATCAATAAATGATGAGACTTAGGTCAAATATTTGTTGTTGGAGGCTGAGATAAGATTCTCAGCCTCCAACAACAGTCAGCTTTTAATCAAAAACGATCTTTGGACCTTGGCTGGCGTTCAGCTGTTCCATGGTCTTAAACCAGACTTTATCAGCAATTTCGGCATAGGCCTTGGCATGTGTGCTGTCAGGATCAGAGGTGACAATCGGGTGACCGCCATCTGAGGTTTCACGAATTTTGATATCTAATGGAATTTCACCAAGGAAATCTGCCCCTTGGGCTTCTGCTGTTGCACGTGCGCCGCCATGGCTAAAGATATCCGTGCGCTCGCCACAATGTGGGCAAGAGAAATAGCTCATATTTTCCACAATACCAAAGACCGGAATTTCTACTTTGCGAAACATATTGAGGCCTTTTCGGGTATCAAGCAGGGCGATATCTTGTGGGGTGGAGACAATCACCGAGCCCGTGAGCGGCACTTTTTGCGCCATGGTCAACTGCACATCGCCTGTGCCCGGTGGCATATCCACAACCAAAACATCAAGCTCACCCCAGTTTACATCGCGCATTAATTGTTCAAGTGCGCCCATGACCATGGGGCCGCGCCAGATCATGGCGGTGTCTTCTTCAACCAAAAAGCCGATAGACATACATTTAATGCCGTGATTTTCCATAGGTTCAAGCACTTTGCCATCATAGCTAACGGGCTGGCCTGTAATGCCTAACATGCGGGGAATCGACGGGCCATAAATGTCAGCATCAAGCAGACCGACCTGCAAACCTTTAGCCGCAAGTGCCAGTGCAAGATTTACCGAGGTGGTGGATTTACCCACGCCACCCTTACCAGAAGAGACCGCCACAATGGATTTCACACCGGGCATAAGCGGGGCGGCCTCCTCAGCAACGCCTTGTTGTTGCGGGGCTGCTTGTTGAGGTTGGGCGGGGCGCTCTGCCGTTAAGACAGCAGTGACACTTAAAACACCCTCTAAGGCATGTACAGCCTCTTCTGCAGCCTTGCGTACAGGTTCAAAATCAGCAGCACGGGAGGGGTCGCCAATATCAATGGTGAAGGCTACATGACCGTCACGGCTTTGTAAGCCAAGGACCATTTCGCCCGTCACGATGTCCACATCTTTAGCCGGATCTTTAATGGTTTTAAGCGTCTCGAGAACTTTTTGTTCTAATTGGGCGGACATCCTTGAAATCTCCTTCACATAGGATAAATGTAATCTTTAATAGCTCGCGCATTGCAAAAGCCGTTAGCGTCATATAAGACTGTTACACGACGTTTGCCAAGTGCAAGTATCTTAGACCTTTGACTTATCGACTCTTAAAGGGAAATACCCAATATGTCATGGAACAATCAGGGCGGTGGCCCGTGGGGCAATGGTGGAAATAACCAAGGCCCATGGGGACAAGGACCGAAAAAACCAAACGGTGGCGGCAATGGCGGCGGTGGACCGAACCCGCCAGACCTCGAAGAAATGCTGCGCAAAAGCCAGGAAAATATGAAAAAATTCGTTCCCGGCGGCGTTGGCGGCGGCAAATTATTTGCCCTTGCCTTGATTGTCATTCTTGCGGTGTGGATCGGTTCAGGCTTTTACAAAGTAAAAACAGACCAACAAGGCGTACAGCTCATGTTTGGTAAATATGTGTCTTCTACCAACCCGGGCCTGCATTGGAACTTCCCTGCACCAATCGGTGACGTTTTGACACCACGTGTCACAAATGTTCGTAAAATCGAAATTGGGGCAAATACATCAACAACACGTTCGCGCAATTCTGGCACAGGTGAAAGCCTGATGCTCACAGGTGATCAAAATATCGCCGATGTTGAATTTGCGGTTTTATGGAATGTGAAGGATGCGGCAAGCTTCCTGTTTAACATTCGCGACCCTGAAACAACGGTTCGCGCAGCAGCCCAAAGTGCCATGCGTGAAGTGATTGGTCAGATGAACCTTGAGCGTGTCAACACACAAGGTCGTGGTCAAATCGCCCAAGATGCACAGGAGTTGATCCAGCAGATTTTGGATGATTATAAATCCGGCATTAATGTCGCTGGTGTGGAATTGGCGAAAGCCGATCCGCCACAAGCGGTGATCGAAGCCTTTAACGATGTGCAGTCAGCGCGTCAGGATAAAGAGCGTAAACAAAACGAAGCCGAAGCTTATCGCAACAAGATCGTGCCAACCGCACGTGGTGAAGCGCAAAAGCTTATGCAAGATGCTGAAGCTTATAAAGAGCGTGTGATCAAGGATGCAGAAGGTGAAGCCAAACGCTTTATCTCGGTTTACGAATCTTATGCAGCCAATAAAGATGTCACGCGTGAGCGTCTCTATCTAGAGACCATGCAGGAAGTCCTTAAAGGGTCTGAAAAAGTGATTATTGATAGTGAGAAAGGCGGCAGCGGCGTTGTCCCTTACCTGCCTTTACCTGAACTGCAAAAACGCAAAGGAGCAAACTGATGCCGAAGAAGTTAGTTGCATTAATCATTTTGCTCGTCGGTTTTGCGGGCCTTATGTCCGGCACTTTGTTTAAAGTTGCTGAACCTGTACAAGCCGTGGTCTTCCAGTTTGGTGACCCACGTCGCGTTATTCAGGAACCCGGTCTGAACTGGAAAATTCCATTCATTCAGGATATTCAATATTTTGATAAACGAATCTTAAACCTTGATCCACAGCCGGCAGAACTGCCATTGGCTGACCAAAAGCGTATCATCGTAGATTCTTATGCCCGTTATAAAATCACGGACCCGTTGAAATTCTTCCAGACGGTTCAGGGTTCTGAGCGTGCCTTTAACGATGCGTTTGGTCGTATTTTGAACCGTTCGGTTCGTGATGCGATTGCAAAAGTGGGAATGGTTGATCTGTTGTCACAAAAACGCGTTGAAGTGATGAGCGAGATTGTGAACAGCGTGAGCAAAGAAGCACCGGATTATGGTGTGACAATTGTGGACGTACGTATCGGTCGTGCTGATCTACCTGCACAGATTTCTGAAAACGTATTTGATCGTATGCGCACAGACCGTGTGCAAGAAGCCAATAAGCTGCGCGCAGAAGGTGATGAGATCAAGCAACGTATTGAAGCCGAAGCAGAACGTGAAAAAACCGTTATTTTGGCGGAAGCGCGTCGTACATCCAACATCTTGCGCGGTCAGGGTGATGCCCAGCGAAACGTCGTTTTGGGTGAAGCTTACGGGAAAGACCCTGAGTTTTTCCGCTTCTACCGCTCTATGGAGGCTTATCGTGAAGCCTTGGGCGAGGGGACTTCAATGGTCCTTTCCCCAGATAGCGAATTCTTCAGCTATTTCGGTATGCGTAAGTAAAAGTAAGTTATAAAAATCACCCCGCATTTATGTTGCGGGGTGATTTTTTTTGACTTGTCATCCTCTCAACCCGCTTGAGAATGACGAAAAGGATCAATAATACATGTCAGATTTTTTTGTTGCTGTTGGTTTAGCTATCGCGATTGAAGGCATGCTCTATGCCCTGTTTCCAGAAGGCATGAAGAAAATGATGATGCAGGTGCTCGCCATGCCCTCAGCATCGGTGCGCACCGCGGGCATTACAGCGGCTATGATCGGGGTTGCGCTGGTTTGGCTGGTGCGCGGGGCTATGTAGCGCGCTTGTAACAGTTAGTTACAATTTTGCCTTAACCATTTCATATTCTTTATCCATGATAGGGATAGATAAGGCAATGCTTGCGAAATTAAGGCAGCAAGCTACATTAATTTGAACAGGACTTTTAAAAAGAGCGTTGAAAAGAATGAATAAGATGACGAGAAGACAGCACGCCCAAGCACAAGCTAAAACACTTAATCCCACCTTGTGGATTATCACCGTCTTAACGGCTTTTGGTTTGATGATTGCCTTTATAGCGCAAAGCCATGCCCGTTCAGCCCCAGAAAGTTTTGCTGATCTGGCTGAAAAACTCCTGCCTGCAGTGGTGAATATCTCCACAACCCAGAAGGTGGATGCGGCCCATGGTCAGTTGCCCCAAGGTGTGCCGGACTTTTTTCGTGAATTTTTTGAACGTCGTGGCGGTCAAATGCCCCAACAGCGTCAACGCCAAGCCACCTCATTGGGCTCCGGCTTTGTGATTGATGCCCAAGCGGGTCTGATTGTCACCAATAACCATGTTATTCAGGATGCTGAAGAAATTAAGGTCATCTTGCAAGATAACACCTCTCTTGATGCTGAATTGTTGGGTAAAGACCCCAAAACAGATATCGCCCTTTTAAAAGTTGAAAAGAAAAAAGGCGTTAAGCTGATTGAAGTTTCGCTGGGCAATTCAGATAAAACCCGCGTTGGGGATTGGGTTGTGGCTATTGGTAACCCGTTTGGTTTGGGCGGCTCGGTTACAGCCGGGATTGTTTCTGCGCGTGGGCGCAACATTCAAGCGGGTCCTTATGATGATTTTATCCAGACCGATGCCTCTATTAACAAGGGTAACTCCGGTGGGCCGTTGTTTAATCTAAATGGCGATGTGATTGGCATTAATACAGCGATTTATTCGCCAAGTGGGGGCTCTGTTGGTATTGGTTTTTCTGTACCCTCCAATATTGCCAAAACAGTCATTGCTGATTTGCAAGAATATGGTCGCACCCGTCGTGGCTGGTTGGGTGTGCGTATCCAGACAGTCTCTGATGAAATTGCAGAGAACCTTGGCCTTGAAGATGCCCGTGGCGCCTTGGTTACAAGTGTGGCAGAAGGTGGCCCTGCTGAAAAAGCCAAGATACAAAAAGGCGATGTAATCCTGACCTTTAACGGTAAGGGTGTTTCTGAAATGCGCAAACTGCCGCGCATTGTGGCAGAAACAGAAGTCGGCAAGTCCGTACCTGTAAAAGTTTGGCGCAAAGGCAAGATCAAGAAACTGTCGGTAAAAGTCGGTGAGCTTGAAGTGGCTGAAAAGAACGGCTCTGTTGGTAAACCCAAAGTGACGAAAACCTCTGCGACCCTAAAAGAGCTTGGCCTCTCGCTCGGTAGTTTGAACGATCAATTGCGTGAGCGTTTTAAACTGCCTGAAGAAGCCAGCGGTGTGGTGATCTTGAATGTGGTTGCCGATGGCCCCGCAGCCCAAAAAGGCATTCGCGCAGGTGAGTTGATTGTGGAAGTCAGCCAAAAAGAAATCACCTCGCCCGATGAAGTTAAAAAGGCGGTTAAAAAAGCCAAGAAGGAAAAACAAAAATCCCTTCTCTTGCTCATTGATGGGGAAGAAGGTTTACGCTTTGTCGCGGTAAAACTGGCAAAATAAAATAAAAGAGAGGTCTCTGATGAATGGCAGAGGCCTTTTTCTTTCCCGAGATAGTTTCTAAAGAAACCTTATTGATCGGTTGGCGAACAATTGCTAAGTTCTTTGCAAATAGTGAAGAAGGAAGCCTTTATGTCTGATGAAACCGTAAAATATCTTCTACCGGAAAACCGTATTCCCAAGTCTTGGTATAATATCGTGGCAGACCTGCCGCAAATGCCAGAACCTGTATTGCACCCGGGAACAAAACAGCCTGTGGGCCCTGCGGACCTAGAGCCGCTTTTCCCCATGGCGATTATTGAACAGGAAGTCGCCACAGAGCGCGACATTGAAATTCCCGAGCCTGTGCGTGATGTATATAAACAATGGCGTCCCGCCCCGCTTTATCGGGCGCGTCGCCTTGAAAAGGCCTTAGGCACCACAGCCAAGATTTTCTATAAATATGAAGGGGTGAGCCCGTCTGGTTCTCACAAGCCCAATACCTCAGTTGCCCAAGCGTTTTATAACAAAGAAGCGGGCATTAAGAAGCTGACAACCGAGACAGGTGCGGGCCAGTGGGGCTGCTCACTCGCCTTTGCGGCTTCCTTGTTTGGTCTTGAAGTTGATGTTTATATGGTGAAAGTGTCTTACGGACAAAAACCATATCGTCGCGCCTTGATGGAAACATATGGTGCGCGTTGTGTGGCGTCACCTTCCACAGAAACAAATGCGGGTCGCAAAATCCTCGAAGAAGACCCTGAGAACCGAGGCTCTCTGGGGATTGCCATTTCAGAAGCGGTTGAGCTGGCAGCGCAGCGTGATGACACCAAATATGCTTTGGGCTCAGTCCTGAACCACGTTCTGCTTCATCAAACCGTCATTGGGATTGAAGCCATGGAACAGATGGAAATGGCTGATGCGGATGCTGATGTGGTCATTGGTTGTGCTGGTGGTGGCTCCAACTTTGGCGGGATTGCGTTTCCTTATATTGGGCGCAACTTGCGCGAAGGGAAAAACACCCGCATTGTGGCGGTTGAGCCCGCAGCCTGTCCAACCTTAACACGCGGCACCTTTGCCTATGATTTTGGTGATACGGCCCAGCTTACACCTCTCACAAAAATGCACACATTGGGTGCTTCTTTCATGCCACCGGGCTTTCATGCGGGTGGTTTGCGCTATCACGGCATGTCCCCATTGGTCAGCCATTGTAAAGAGCTCGGCCTTATGGATGCGGTTTCTTACAATCAGGTGGAATGTTTCTCAGCAGCTGTTCAATTTGCACAAGCTGAAGGCATCGTTCCTGCACCCGAATCCAGCCATGCGGTAAAAGCGGCTATTGCGGAAGCCTTGGATGCCAAGGAAAAAGGTGAAGAACGCACGATTCTCTTCTGCCTGTCTGGGCATGGTCATTTTGATATGCAGGCCTATACGGATTTCTTTGAGGGTAAGCTTGAAGACAAGACTTATGATGAAGCCTTATTACAAGAAGCTTTATCTAAATTGCCGAACGTTGGCT from the Candidatus Terasakiella magnetica genome contains:
- a CDS encoding 3-hydroxybutyryl-CoA dehydrogenase, with the translated sequence MSAEIKTIGVIGAGQMGNGIAHVAAVAGYDVKLIDVSADALDAAVATITKNLVRQVKKEKITQADQDKALGHIETSTEMSALSSADLVIEAATENEEVKKAIFQQVCAEVSDECLLASNTSSISITRLAASTDRPERFIGMHFMNPVPVMKLVELIRGIATDESTYETIKTMTARLGKTSVSAEDFPAFIVNRILLPMINEAVYTLYEGVGSVNSIDTAMRLGANHPMGPLQLADFIGLDTCLAIMNVLHEGLADTKYRPCPLLVKYVEAGWLGRKTGRGFYDYSGDEPVPTR
- a CDS encoding cation-translocating P-type ATPase — protein: MEFDRLSHILWHGVTRQEVWSLLNTSQQGLSGEEALKRQDLFGPNELPKAQRKSVLTVYFHQFISPLIYLLCAAALVSILIGEVTDALFIFAVLQINAIIGTIQEWKAQKSAESLNAMVKNRVVVLRDGKRIEIDSAQLVPGDYAFLESGALIPADIRLIQSLEARADESLLTGESVTVNKGALEAIGEESAIGDRHNMLHAGTTLSQGRCEGIVTQIGLHTELGRIAQALQTTENAAPPLVQRLDKFTRSIGFLVVLAVVILGATMVWQGVSVKEVFFLAVALSVSAIPEGLPVAITVALSISSFHMSKRNVIVRALPAVEGLGACTVIASDKTGTLTVNELTVRRLWLAEGPELEVSGEGYSPKGEVDFKAARLAVAASLCNEATFRLEKEGYHHFGDAVDVAFLVMAAKAGLDRESLLERHPEHGFLPFESERKFSASINHFDDEALVSLKGAAEVIAPLCSNIKSEDILKRAEEMASQGYRVLALAQGSWSEDHELDALSGRKDLTFLGLAGLIDPLRPEAFDAIKKCACAGVGVRMVTGDHPATALALAKELGIAHEKSDVVTGAELKDLQDDPINLAETIHSARVFARVEPVQKLNIVQSLQENNHFVAVTGDGVNDAPALRSANIGVAMGKEGTDVARGAADLIITDDNFASIVNGVEEGRIAYANVRKVIYLLVSTGASEIVLFFLCLISGMPLPLFAVQLLWLNLVTNGVQHVGLSLEKGEGDELHDPPRNPKMPIFNRRMIEEVVISGLFIGIVAYLFFQYALANGFDEASARSSLLLLMVLFENTHVFNCRSERKSLFKMPLLRNPILVMMVILTQAIHIGAAYVPGLNTTLNIQPVSLDQWLTLLPLALGLIVVMEIYKWLRR
- the apbC gene encoding iron-sulfur cluster carrier protein ApbC — translated: MSAQLEQKVLETLKTIKDPAKDVDIVTGEMVLGLQSRDGHVAFTIDIGDPSRAADFEPVRKAAEEAVHALEGVLSVTAVLTAERPAQPQQAAPQQQGVAEEAAPLMPGVKSIVAVSSGKGGVGKSTTSVNLALALAAKGLQVGLLDADIYGPSIPRMLGITGQPVSYDGKVLEPMENHGIKCMSIGFLVEEDTAMIWRGPMVMGALEQLMRDVNWGELDVLVVDMPPGTGDVQLTMAQKVPLTGSVIVSTPQDIALLDTRKGLNMFRKVEIPVFGIVENMSYFSCPHCGERTDIFSHGGARATAEAQGADFLGEIPLDIKIRETSDGGHPIVTSDPDSTHAKAYAEIADKVWFKTMEQLNASQGPKIVFD
- the hflK gene encoding FtsH protease activity modulator HflK; this translates as MSWNNQGGGPWGNGGNNQGPWGQGPKKPNGGGNGGGGPNPPDLEEMLRKSQENMKKFVPGGVGGGKLFALALIVILAVWIGSGFYKVKTDQQGVQLMFGKYVSSTNPGLHWNFPAPIGDVLTPRVTNVRKIEIGANTSTTRSRNSGTGESLMLTGDQNIADVEFAVLWNVKDAASFLFNIRDPETTVRAAAQSAMREVIGQMNLERVNTQGRGQIAQDAQELIQQILDDYKSGINVAGVELAKADPPQAVIEAFNDVQSARQDKERKQNEAEAYRNKIVPTARGEAQKLMQDAEAYKERVIKDAEGEAKRFISVYESYAANKDVTRERLYLETMQEVLKGSEKVIIDSEKGGSGVVPYLPLPELQKRKGAN
- the hflC gene encoding protease modulator HflC; the encoded protein is MPKKLVALIILLVGFAGLMSGTLFKVAEPVQAVVFQFGDPRRVIQEPGLNWKIPFIQDIQYFDKRILNLDPQPAELPLADQKRIIVDSYARYKITDPLKFFQTVQGSERAFNDAFGRILNRSVRDAIAKVGMVDLLSQKRVEVMSEIVNSVSKEAPDYGVTIVDVRIGRADLPAQISENVFDRMRTDRVQEANKLRAEGDEIKQRIEAEAEREKTVILAEARRTSNILRGQGDAQRNVVLGEAYGKDPEFFRFYRSMEAYREALGEGTSMVLSPDSEFFSYFGMRK
- a CDS encoding DUF2065 domain-containing protein, producing the protein MSDFFVAVGLAIAIEGMLYALFPEGMKKMMMQVLAMPSASVRTAGITAAMIGVALVWLVRGAM
- a CDS encoding DegQ family serine endoprotease, translated to MTRRQHAQAQAKTLNPTLWIITVLTAFGLMIAFIAQSHARSAPESFADLAEKLLPAVVNISTTQKVDAAHGQLPQGVPDFFREFFERRGGQMPQQRQRQATSLGSGFVIDAQAGLIVTNNHVIQDAEEIKVILQDNTSLDAELLGKDPKTDIALLKVEKKKGVKLIEVSLGNSDKTRVGDWVVAIGNPFGLGGSVTAGIVSARGRNIQAGPYDDFIQTDASINKGNSGGPLFNLNGDVIGINTAIYSPSGGSVGIGFSVPSNIAKTVIADLQEYGRTRRGWLGVRIQTVSDEIAENLGLEDARGALVTSVAEGGPAEKAKIQKGDVILTFNGKGVSEMRKLPRIVAETEVGKSVPVKVWRKGKIKKLSVKVGELEVAEKNGSVGKPKVTKTSATLKELGLSLGSLNDQLRERFKLPEEASGVVILNVVADGPAAQKGIRAGELIVEVSQKEITSPDEVKKAVKKAKKEKQKSLLLLIDGEEGLRFVAVKLAK
- a CDS encoding TrpB-like pyridoxal phosphate-dependent enzyme, coding for MSDETVKYLLPENRIPKSWYNIVADLPQMPEPVLHPGTKQPVGPADLEPLFPMAIIEQEVATERDIEIPEPVRDVYKQWRPAPLYRARRLEKALGTTAKIFYKYEGVSPSGSHKPNTSVAQAFYNKEAGIKKLTTETGAGQWGCSLAFAASLFGLEVDVYMVKVSYGQKPYRRALMETYGARCVASPSTETNAGRKILEEDPENRGSLGIAISEAVELAAQRDDTKYALGSVLNHVLLHQTVIGIEAMEQMEMADADADVVIGCAGGGSNFGGIAFPYIGRNLREGKNTRIVAVEPAACPTLTRGTFAYDFGDTAQLTPLTKMHTLGASFMPPGFHAGGLRYHGMSPLVSHCKELGLMDAVSYNQVECFSAAVQFAQAEGIVPAPESSHAVKAAIAEALDAKEKGEERTILFCLSGHGHFDMQAYTDFFEGKLEDKTYDEALLQEALSKLPNVG